The Syntrophales bacterium genome has a window encoding:
- a CDS encoding DUF1285 domain-containing protein, with the protein MSGKMVDVTKSDIRIDKDGVWYYRGAEMFRKDIVNLFYKHLKMDECGRYLIEFPNDRCYIDVEDTAYVVKAVYQVGKGDGYVEGFRVLLSDDTIETLDPETLEIGEDNVLYCKVCPGKFPARFTRAAYYQIANFIEFDADENRFYLQIKGQRFYLKQKNQ; encoded by the coding sequence TTGAGTGGAAAAATGGTGGATGTTACAAAAAGTGATATAAGAATTGATAAAGATGGTGTTTGGTACTACAGAGGAGCCGAGATGTTTCGGAAAGATATAGTGAACCTATTCTACAAACATCTCAAAATGGATGAGTGTGGTCGCTACTTAATTGAATTTCCTAATGATCGTTGTTACATAGATGTGGAGGATACGGCGTATGTGGTAAAGGCTGTGTATCAAGTTGGCAAAGGGGATGGGTATGTTGAGGGATTTAGGGTGTTGCTCTCTGACGATACTATAGAGACACTCGATCCAGAAACTCTGGAGATTGGAGAAGATAATGTATTGTATTGTAAGGTTTGTCCGGGAAAGTTTCCGGCCAGGTTCACTCGAGCTGCCTACTATCAAATAGCGAATTTCATTGAATTTGATGCGGACGAAAATCGATTTTATCTTCAGATAAAGGGTCAACGCTTCTATCTTAAACAGAAAAATCAGTAA
- the dtd gene encoding D-aminoacyl-tRNA deacylase has translation MRAVIQRVDKVSVHVDGSLISETGRGVIVFLGVEKGDQETDADYLLQKILNLRIFEDRGGKMNLSLLDMNGQMMIISQFTLLADCSKGRRPSFIKAEEPELARRLYEYFLKRAENSLPGRIGSGEFQADMKIDVVNDGPVTILLDSRRSF, from the coding sequence ATGAGGGCGGTTATCCAGAGAGTTGATAAAGTGAGTGTGCATGTGGACGGATCTTTGATATCCGAGACAGGAAGGGGTGTTATTGTTTTTCTTGGTGTTGAGAAAGGTGATCAAGAAACTGATGCTGATTATTTACTGCAGAAGATTTTGAATTTGAGGATCTTCGAAGACAGAGGTGGAAAAATGAACCTTTCGCTCCTTGACATGAATGGCCAAATGATGATTATATCACAATTCACATTGCTGGCCGATTGCAGTAAGGGAAGACGCCCATCCTTTATTAAAGCAGAGGAGCCAGAACTTGCTCGAAGGCTCTATGAGTACTTTCTGAAACGTGCGGAGAATAGTTTGCCAGGGAGGATAGGTTCGGGTGAGTTTCAGGCAGATATGAAGATAGATGTTGTGAACGACGGTCCAGTCACGATCCTTTTGGATAGCAGAAGGAGTTTTTGA